One genomic region from Streptomyces sp. NBC_00457 encodes:
- a CDS encoding amidohydrolase, with translation MTSAAARTALDLTADLPLPALEDLYRDLHRHPELAFREHRTAAGLAKSLTAAGFDTAEGIGGTGVTGLLRNGDGPTVLLRADMDALPVEERTGLPYASQAPGVMHACGHDMHVTWLTGAAQALAAGRDAWSGTLIVVGQPAEESGQGAAAMVADGLYDRVPRPDVLLGQHVAPGPVGLFGHRAGLILSATTDVDIVVHGRGGHGSRPETTVDPVVTAAYLVTRLQTVVSREVAPRESAVLTVGRIEAGTAANIIPATARISLNLRTQSAAVRDRMVEAIRRIAQGECLAAGCPREPEVTLGDAFPATVNDLATHDRIAGVHREVFGSAAVFDPGPAMGSEDFAQLAEGEGGLPYCFWFVTSTPDEVWDAAEGEDLMARIDAVPSNHSPLFAPDLAVVAPGVRTLVAGALAYLVS, from the coding sequence ATGACGTCTGCTGCCGCACGCACCGCGCTGGACCTCACTGCCGACCTCCCCCTCCCCGCCCTCGAGGACCTCTACCGCGATCTGCACCGGCACCCGGAGCTGGCCTTCCGCGAGCACCGGACGGCGGCCGGGCTCGCCAAGAGCCTCACCGCGGCCGGATTCGACACGGCCGAGGGCATCGGCGGCACCGGCGTCACGGGCCTGCTGCGCAACGGCGACGGCCCGACCGTGCTGCTGCGCGCCGACATGGACGCGCTGCCGGTCGAGGAGCGGACGGGGCTGCCGTACGCGTCGCAGGCGCCCGGGGTGATGCACGCGTGCGGGCATGACATGCACGTGACGTGGCTGACGGGCGCGGCGCAGGCGCTGGCCGCCGGACGGGACGCCTGGTCCGGGACGCTGATCGTGGTCGGCCAGCCCGCCGAGGAGTCCGGGCAGGGAGCGGCCGCGATGGTCGCGGACGGGCTCTACGACCGTGTGCCGCGCCCGGACGTCCTGCTCGGCCAGCATGTGGCGCCGGGTCCCGTGGGCCTGTTCGGGCACCGTGCCGGGCTGATCCTCTCCGCCACGACGGACGTCGACATCGTGGTGCACGGGCGCGGTGGGCACGGTTCGCGTCCGGAGACGACCGTGGACCCGGTGGTGACGGCGGCGTATCTGGTGACCCGGTTGCAGACCGTCGTCAGCCGCGAGGTCGCCCCGCGCGAGTCGGCCGTCCTGACCGTCGGCCGTATCGAGGCGGGCACGGCGGCGAACATCATCCCCGCCACCGCCCGGATCTCCCTCAACCTGCGGACGCAGTCGGCGGCGGTGCGGGACCGCATGGTCGAGGCGATCAGGCGTATCGCGCAGGGCGAGTGCCTGGCCGCCGGCTGTCCGCGCGAGCCGGAGGTGACGCTGGGCGACGCCTTCCCGGCGACGGTGAACGACCTCGCGACCCATGACCGTATCGCCGGGGTGCACCGCGAGGTGTTCGGTTCCGCCGCCGTCTTCGACCCGGGCCCGGCGATGGGCAGCGAGGACTTCGCGCAGCTCGCCGAGGGCGAGGGCGGGCTGCCGTACTGCTTCTGGTTCGTGACCAGCACGCCGGACGAGGTGTGGGACGCGGCGGAGGGCGAGGACCTCATGGCGAGAATCGACGCGGTCCCCAGCAACCACAGCCCGCTCTTCGCGCCCGATCTCGCGGTGGTCGCGCCGGGGGTGCGGACGCTGGTGGCGGGGGCGTTGGCGTACTTGGTGAGCTGA
- a CDS encoding helix-turn-helix domain-containing protein, whose product MPNVRKLDPTASPLDYFGSELRRYRESAGMSQQELGECIFCTGSLVGQIETAHKVPTREFAERADAALLTDGCFSRLVGLVLRSQLPTWFQPYAEMEAKATYISTYQSQVVYGLLQTEEYARAVLGAPQPENLDELVAARMERQRVLRKVKPPLVWVVLDEAVLYRPMGGREVMRNQLAHLLSFRDQRRLKIQVLPFSAGEHPGLTGTFNLLRFDDDPDVVYTEDFIQGHMTANPDSVSEGWLHYDQLRAAALSVRDSAELIAHVMEERYGDQPAAEERDVA is encoded by the coding sequence ATGCCCAACGTCCGCAAACTCGACCCCACCGCCTCGCCGCTGGACTACTTCGGCTCCGAACTCCGCCGGTACCGGGAGTCGGCCGGGATGTCCCAGCAGGAGCTGGGCGAGTGCATCTTCTGCACCGGCTCCCTGGTGGGCCAGATCGAGACCGCCCACAAGGTGCCGACAAGGGAGTTCGCGGAACGGGCGGATGCGGCGCTGCTGACGGACGGGTGTTTCTCGCGGTTGGTGGGGCTGGTTCTGCGGAGCCAACTGCCGACGTGGTTTCAGCCGTACGCGGAGATGGAGGCGAAGGCGACGTACATCTCCACGTATCAGTCGCAGGTGGTGTACGGCCTTCTGCAGACGGAGGAGTACGCACGGGCGGTGCTGGGCGCACCTCAACCGGAGAACCTGGACGAACTGGTCGCGGCCCGCATGGAACGGCAGCGCGTCCTGCGGAAGGTGAAGCCGCCGCTGGTGTGGGTGGTGCTGGACGAGGCGGTGCTGTACCGGCCCATGGGCGGCCGGGAGGTGATGCGAAACCAACTCGCGCACCTGTTGAGCTTCCGGGACCAACGGCGCCTGAAGATCCAGGTGCTGCCGTTCTCGGCGGGGGAACACCCGGGCCTGACGGGCACCTTCAACCTCCTGCGCTTCGACGACGATCCGGACGTCGTCTACACCGAGGACTTCATCCAGGGCCACATGACGGCCAATCCGGACAGTGTCAGCGAGGGCTGGCTCCATTACGATCAACTGCGAGCTGCCGCGCTCTCGGTACGGGACTCGGCAGAATTGATCGCCCACGTGATGGAGGAGCGCTATGGAGACCAGCCAGCAGCTGAGGAGCGCGACGTGGCGTAA
- a CDS encoding Uma2 family endonuclease, with translation MRDPDGGSDADSGVPDYEGASVGQVFEFFSATAPKGWRVELIEGEICVTSLGDGGHATVLSELTGQVIDRCNDPSLRNYTGIGLNVPGDPETGHVIPDLVIAPKGSFRNEEEWHDPSAVLLVAEVTSDSTAVRDREKKIRGYARAGIPVYLLIDRQEAEVTVYSEPSGDEYAQGPKHKLGLAVPLPEPLGFELDTGEF, from the coding sequence ATGCGTGACCCTGACGGCGGCAGTGACGCGGACAGCGGCGTGCCCGACTACGAGGGCGCGAGCGTGGGGCAGGTCTTCGAGTTCTTCAGTGCGACGGCCCCCAAGGGGTGGCGCGTGGAGCTGATCGAAGGGGAGATCTGCGTGACGTCGCTGGGGGACGGGGGGCACGCCACGGTCCTGTCGGAACTCACCGGGCAGGTCATCGACCGCTGCAATGACCCCTCCCTGCGCAACTACACCGGCATCGGCTTGAACGTTCCCGGCGACCCCGAGACCGGCCACGTCATCCCTGACCTGGTCATCGCCCCCAAAGGCAGCTTCCGCAACGAGGAGGAATGGCACGACCCCTCCGCCGTCCTCCTCGTCGCCGAGGTCACCTCCGACAGCACCGCCGTCCGGGACCGCGAGAAGAAGATCCGCGGCTATGCCCGCGCGGGCATCCCCGTCTACCTGCTGATCGACCGGCAGGAGGCAGAGGTGACGGTCTACTCCGAGCCCTCGGGCGACGAGTACGCCCAGGGCCCCAAGCACAAGCTCGGCCTCGCTGTCCCGCTCCCCGAGCCCCTCGGGTTCGAGCTGGACACCGGGGAGTTCTAG
- a CDS encoding permease: MENQRTTVADGLRLAVRTLVYAVLGGAALLAIATVVSVLGPMVALDLYTPPVAAWWTVFTAVAVQGVPFLLLGTVVSAAIGAFVPEKVFSRLLPKNQALAVPVAGAAGVVLPGCECASVPVAGSLMRRGVAPAAALAFLLSAPAINPVVLVATSIAFPGQPMMVLGRLVASLATAVVMGWLWVRFGKDEWLRLPKGRTTPNATTGLRGFASGLQHDFLHAGGFLVLGAAAAATFNVAVPRSVLDVFTGSAWLSVLLLAVLAVVLCVCSEADAFVAASLTGFSPTARLAFMVVGPMVDLKLMALQAGTFGRGFALRFSSVTWVVAVVSSVLVGWWLL; this comes from the coding sequence GTGGAAAACCAACGGACGACTGTGGCCGACGGCCTGCGGCTCGCCGTACGCACCCTCGTGTACGCCGTGCTCGGCGGCGCCGCGCTCCTCGCCATCGCCACCGTCGTCTCCGTGCTGGGGCCGATGGTGGCCCTCGACCTCTACACACCGCCCGTCGCCGCCTGGTGGACCGTCTTCACCGCCGTCGCCGTCCAGGGCGTGCCCTTCCTGCTCCTCGGGACGGTGGTCTCGGCGGCGATCGGTGCCTTCGTACCGGAGAAGGTCTTCAGCCGGCTGCTGCCGAAGAACCAGGCGCTCGCCGTGCCGGTGGCCGGTGCGGCGGGCGTCGTGCTGCCGGGGTGCGAGTGCGCGTCCGTGCCGGTGGCGGGGAGTCTGATGAGGCGAGGGGTTGCCCCGGCCGCCGCGCTCGCCTTTCTCCTCTCCGCGCCCGCGATCAACCCCGTCGTCCTCGTCGCGACCTCCATCGCGTTTCCGGGGCAGCCGATGATGGTCCTCGGGCGGCTCGTCGCCTCCCTCGCGACCGCTGTCGTCATGGGCTGGCTGTGGGTGCGCTTCGGCAAGGACGAGTGGCTGCGGCTGCCCAAGGGCCGTACGACGCCGAACGCGACGACCGGGCTGCGCGGCTTCGCCTCCGGGCTCCAGCACGACTTCCTGCACGCGGGCGGCTTCCTCGTCCTCGGCGCGGCTGCCGCGGCGACCTTCAACGTCGCCGTCCCGCGTTCCGTCCTGGACGTCTTCACCGGGTCCGCCTGGCTGTCGGTGCTGCTGCTTGCCGTCCTCGCGGTCGTGCTGTGCGTGTGCAGCGAGGCCGACGCGTTCGTCGCGGCCTCGCTGACCGGGTTCTCGCCGACCGCGCGGCTGGCGTTCATGGTGGTGGGCCCGATGGTCGACCTGAAGCTGATGGCGTTGCAGGCGGGGACCTTCGGGCGGGGCTTCGCGCTGCGGTTCTCGTCCGTGACCTGGGTGGTGGCCGTGGTGAGCAGCGTGCTGGTGGGGTGGTGGCTGCTGTGA
- a CDS encoding helix-turn-helix domain-containing protein, with protein sequence MPERDDPEIIGRRVQRLRVERGLTQRQLAEPAYTPAYVSTLESGRVRPSDEALRHLAERLGVGFDELAKGRSARLVTELRLQLTGAQRTLATGETEAAAHAFRAVLDEAEPHGLAEEQAAALLGLGECGTQTGELVEARKCFERAEETLADAPLPARVPAIRGRAVAHYLAGELRYAVYLLESTLDELNRGGLHDPDALLLLYASAIGPYMDMGAHARAAQAAEFALALAPRAGDPALVARMHRSVARTLLAEGRLAEADASLAKAAELYRQLQIRTELANCHWMRGYVCAQNGELERAEDELREALDMLSAKRAALYSSQVAVELADVLHRRGKSEEAAALLNGVLGDLSSERGAVHAAAAHRLLGIIAEDTGDTDDAEEHYVRALSLLERAGAAGDLADLCRLLGDLLRRTGRVEAALDAYRTGLGHRTAPGTTTLGPAPAQPPL encoded by the coding sequence ATGCCGGAGCGGGACGACCCGGAGATCATCGGGCGCCGGGTGCAGCGGCTGCGGGTCGAGCGGGGGTTGACGCAGCGGCAGTTGGCCGAGCCCGCGTACACGCCCGCCTATGTGTCGACCCTCGAGTCCGGGCGGGTGCGGCCCTCCGACGAGGCGCTGCGGCATCTCGCCGAGCGGCTCGGCGTCGGCTTCGACGAGCTGGCCAAGGGGCGGTCCGCCCGGCTCGTCACCGAGCTTCGGCTCCAGCTCACCGGCGCCCAGCGCACCCTCGCCACCGGTGAGACCGAGGCCGCCGCCCACGCGTTCAGGGCGGTGCTGGACGAGGCCGAGCCGCACGGGCTGGCGGAGGAACAGGCCGCCGCGCTGCTGGGGTTGGGGGAATGCGGGACGCAGACCGGCGAGCTGGTCGAGGCGCGCAAGTGCTTCGAGCGGGCCGAGGAGACCCTGGCCGACGCACCGCTGCCCGCCCGTGTCCCGGCGATCCGCGGCCGGGCCGTCGCGCACTACCTCGCCGGTGAACTGCGGTACGCCGTCTACCTGTTGGAGTCCACCCTCGACGAGCTGAACCGGGGCGGCCTGCACGACCCGGACGCCCTGCTGCTGCTCTACGCCTCCGCCATCGGGCCGTACATGGACATGGGCGCCCACGCCCGCGCCGCCCAGGCCGCCGAGTTCGCTCTCGCGCTCGCCCCGCGCGCGGGCGACCCGGCGCTGGTGGCCCGTATGCACCGGTCGGTCGCCCGCACCCTGCTCGCCGAAGGGCGGCTCGCCGAGGCCGACGCATCGCTCGCCAAGGCGGCCGAACTGTACCGGCAGCTGCAGATCCGCACCGAACTCGCCAACTGCCATTGGATGCGCGGGTACGTGTGCGCGCAGAACGGCGAACTGGAGCGTGCCGAGGACGAGTTGAGGGAAGCCCTCGACATGCTCTCCGCCAAGCGCGCCGCCCTCTACAGCAGCCAGGTCGCCGTCGAGCTGGCCGACGTACTCCACCGGAGGGGCAAGTCCGAGGAGGCGGCGGCCCTCCTGAACGGGGTCCTCGGTGATCTGTCCTCCGAGCGCGGCGCCGTCCACGCCGCCGCCGCGCACCGGCTGCTCGGGATCATCGCCGAGGACACCGGGGACACGGACGACGCCGAGGAGCACTACGTACGCGCGCTCAGCCTGCTGGAGCGCGCCGGGGCCGCCGGTGACCTCGCCGACCTGTGCCGGCTGCTCGGCGATCTGCTGCGCCGGACCGGGCGCGTGGAGGCGGCCCTGGACGCGTACCGGACGGGGCTGGGACACCGTACGGCCCCCGGCACCACCACCCTCGGACCCGCACCCGCACAGCCCCCTCTTTGA
- a CDS encoding DUF397 domain-containing protein, with product METSQQLRSATWRKSSYSGSSGGDCVEVADLTPRIAVRDSKNPEAGTLTLSPEAYAAFVGHVGRVGA from the coding sequence ATGGAGACCAGCCAGCAGCTGAGGAGCGCGACGTGGCGTAAGTCCAGCTACAGCGGGAGCAGCGGCGGCGACTGCGTCGAGGTCGCCGATCTCACCCCGCGCATCGCCGTCCGCGACTCCAAGAACCCCGAGGCCGGCACCCTCACGCTCTCCCCGGAGGCGTACGCCGCCTTCGTGGGGCACGTCGGGCGCGTCGGCGCGTAG